One genomic segment of Salinibacter grassmerensis includes these proteins:
- a CDS encoding DUF72 domain-containing protein, with the protein MSTASIDDRRTTVDAYDFREVHPHVRFGTASNRYGGWVGQIYPPERYADQVSTRSRKMGGETFTERRVPIESVRDYFEHFAVLELDFTFYRPLLEENDERGSNYHVLSNYAEHAPADASFLVKAPQKFFARTLRRDGKFVDNPNFLDAEGYVNTFHEPALDILGDQLDGIIFQQEYQRVADSPRPDENVRQLDDFFGALPEAPQPHIELRSEHLLRGPYFDWLAERGLGHVFSHWTWLPPLRRQWAMSGERLTAADGQAVTRLLTPRDMKYAEAYATAHPFEEPVAELSETEQAHDMVLDVTALAFRAEAQNATLNVIANNRAWGNAPDLNRTVAHRILDHVESQA; encoded by the coding sequence ATGAGTACGGCCTCCATTGACGACCGCCGCACCACGGTCGACGCGTACGACTTCCGGGAAGTACACCCGCACGTCCGCTTCGGCACGGCCAGCAACCGATACGGCGGCTGGGTCGGGCAGATCTATCCCCCCGAGCGGTACGCCGATCAGGTCTCGACCCGGTCTCGTAAGATGGGCGGCGAGACCTTCACGGAACGACGGGTGCCCATCGAGTCGGTACGCGACTACTTCGAGCATTTCGCGGTGCTCGAACTCGACTTCACCTTTTACCGTCCGCTGCTAGAGGAAAACGACGAGCGGGGATCGAACTACCACGTCCTCTCCAATTACGCCGAGCACGCTCCTGCGGACGCCTCGTTCTTGGTCAAGGCCCCGCAGAAGTTTTTTGCCCGCACCCTCCGCCGGGACGGAAAGTTCGTCGACAATCCCAATTTTCTTGACGCGGAGGGCTACGTGAACACGTTCCACGAGCCGGCCCTCGACATCTTGGGCGACCAGCTGGACGGAATCATTTTCCAGCAGGAATACCAGCGCGTGGCCGACAGTCCTCGTCCCGACGAGAACGTTCGCCAGCTCGACGACTTCTTCGGGGCTCTTCCCGAGGCCCCGCAACCCCATATCGAACTGCGCTCGGAGCACCTTCTGCGCGGTCCGTACTTCGACTGGCTCGCCGAGCGCGGACTGGGACACGTCTTCAGCCACTGGACCTGGCTGCCCCCCCTCCGCCGACAGTGGGCCATGAGCGGAGAGCGGCTGACCGCGGCCGACGGACAGGCCGTGACCCGCCTGCTCACCCCGCGCGACATGAAGTACGCGGAGGCCTACGCGACGGCCCATCCCTTCGAGGAGCCCGTCGCCGAGCTCAGCGAGACTGAGCAGGCCCACGACATGGTGCTCGACGTGACGGCCCTGGCGTTCCGGGCCGAGGCCCAGAACGCGACGCTCAACGTGATCGCGAACAACCGGGCATGGGGCAACGCCCCAGACCTCAACCGGACCGTTGCGCACCGCATCCTGGACCACGTGGAGAGCCAGGCGTAG